From Chryseobacterium sp. IHB B 17019, one genomic window encodes:
- a CDS encoding BON domain-containing protein — translation MKKTIAMAALAVAVSFGSISCKKKVSDADLQTQATTVVVSNPNASVEVKEGVAHLSGTFESQESKDAMIKQLKAINGVKDVMDMATVAPATPAAAPVETQSAVDPAVQQKVQDAVKDFPSVKVEVVNGELTLTGTVSSADARKIKQSVDALKVGKVNYNYTVK, via the coding sequence ATGAAAAAAACTATCGCAATGGCTGCATTGGCTGTAGCTGTATCTTTCGGGTCGATTTCTTGTAAAAAGAAAGTTTCTGATGCGGACCTGCAAACTCAGGCTACAACTGTAGTGGTGTCTAACCCGAATGCTTCCGTGGAAGTAAAAGAAGGAGTTGCCCACCTTAGCGGAACTTTCGAAAGTCAGGAGTCTAAAGATGCAATGATCAAACAATTAAAAGCTATCAACGGGGTAAAAGACGTTATGGATATGGCTACGGTTGCTCCGGCTACACCAGCTGCTGCGCCGGTTGAAACACAATCTGCCGTAGATCCTGCCGTTCAGCAAAAAGTACAGGATGCAGTGAAAGATTTCCCTTCTGTAAAAGTAGAAGTTGTAAACGGAGAGCTTACGCTTACAGGAACAGTATCTTCTGCGGATGCCAGAAAAATCAAACAATCTGTAGATGCTTTGAAGGTTGGAAAAGTAAATTATAACTACACTGTAAAATAA
- a CDS encoding SH3 domain-containing protein, whose amino-acid sequence MSTLQDKYSSVVSAAQTAGISNLQVQEQDGILYVTGNASNTAAKDAVWNALGAIDSTYSASDINIDVQVAGLSTGAALTVATDESNLNIRQEPSTEAAVVGKAAKGDSVTLIEQTSDDWWKVKTADGQEGYAYSRYLKA is encoded by the coding sequence ATGAGCACATTACAAGATAAATATTCAAGCGTGGTTTCTGCTGCGCAGACTGCAGGAATTTCAAACTTACAAGTTCAGGAGCAGGACGGAATCCTGTATGTTACAGGAAACGCTTCAAACACGGCTGCCAAAGACGCTGTATGGAATGCTTTAGGAGCTATTGACTCTACATATTCCGCTTCAGATATCAATATCGACGTACAAGTTGCAGGTCTTTCTACGGGTGCTGCTCTTACGGTTGCAACTGATGAATCTAATCTGAACATCAGACAGGAGCCTTCTACCGAAGCTGCTGTTGTAGGTAAAGCTGCAAAAGGAGATTCCGTAACATTGATCGAGCAGACTTCCGATGACTGGTGGAAAGTAAAAACCGCTGACGGACAGGAAGGTTATGCTTATTCAAGATATTTGAAAGCTTAA